One Halichondria panicea chromosome 6, odHalPani1.1, whole genome shotgun sequence genomic window carries:
- the LOC135337948 gene encoding uncharacterized protein LOC135337948, with the protein MAKMFVSNHLRQHIFMVVALIVYSSGSELYTIVPSNFTGTCPHEPCISLNVLPSGLNVTFNQSISLHFLHGEHLLEEIIGIQGLPGIEMAVSSNCSQCSPIILCNGPASGIIFQNIHSVEIVGLTFSGCSHQGTTGYGGALSFSNVTNILVANSNFIDNYIIGQTTSGGGAIFILQSLKVNFENCSFINNSAQCQPGGLANYCSKYKFNGGAMYLLECMNVSISDCQFLQNRAIAGAALIAISSLIQISGTVFAHNGAQPTYGGTAAFFDSTVHIHQTLFTNNIAYTGGAIFATKTQLSLLECQFKQNSVYNLGGASFIQHSSLIILRSLFVRNIALTGSIVYARNCSITSINSSYLNNNATANGGIYADDGSAIFSSGSYYTGNRAKVGAVYYISNGFTYSSNNTFTNNSAVSDNEFAFGGIIFCNCNSEFSKTPCFLSLNNNNLMNNYVNEGSGGVIFSGDCALTDIQNYYYKNNGRVIYQSSGSLIVNGSHFESNTSPMGVIALNIPTKSTIVTAALFHANSARLGSAMFILSSFPVYISDTIFFNNQVSESGTVFSGLVNTQLKKPGIISIVNCYFVQNNAHNEGGAIYIFGDSIRNKQQLQLSNSNFYNNTGNAVSGFGFTLMAFNCSFKYNNASLNVLGGAIHINGDASVFSSEFVMNNRGAIFIRGGKMMISGSTFRDNAGEHGAAVSVFNNGSLYVTNCLFVGNNALKYGGAIAGARADLISIESSVYENNTALRGGAVGIINGKLECRDTYFTNNTSLELGGAVYVYGGSLYSRHTNYVGNFAAHTGGAIAAVSGEVYSDRDCYLSNHANQYAGAVYITTCFWHDNFNEGEFETVVITPILLLSVAQCNINTQLINTEAGGSKLHLIENVTLFNNSCELTGGAILAIKTGVFFEGREAITVSSNSAGYGGGLTLLWSNLNISCSVQFTQNAAHISGGGILTYNGVVELSFSEQRSGIFALNTATLTGGGIHAINSGINLVSGYFELTKNIATYGGALYLSSNSKLHLIKQKQVSISRDDLKLVLRENSAQKGGGMFINDSDIGQQCVSQLSSEECFLQTLLLNSTSAPLRDTNYLNLYFVKNTASVSGDAIFGGLLDRCSLSPSNELLLDFSDYSSSHNGADYVQTIAMFIDQFNYSNLTFPLAGKTNIKDFISSEPLQICFCLQQQHNCSYFKHAPIYTKKGQFFEVSIVAVDQLGNPVNATVISSVINNAILANVDQTRQAISSKCSSIEYAMYPQDEFNSAEIELFADGPCNDIGISKRVLTVIFQPCTCPIGFYPQETRTLCSCMCDPLLELYITGCSLVNETVFRKPYVWIDFINRSNVSGYLLHDSCPFDYCLNELVSVNLNTAHGADSQCAFNRTGTLCGACKENLSAVLGSSQCRECTNGYISLLIAFAMAGIALVAFIMVLNMTIAIGTINGLMVYANIVFAKRSLLLPQRTSKFLTIFISWLNLDLGIETCFYDGMDSYSKALLQLVFPSYVILLTAALIILAKYSVGFSTFIGRKRDLAGTLCTLILLSYSKFIRTIITNLQYTYITYPDNTWDIVWLHDANIPYFKPSHFPRLIAAFVIIIVVLIYTSLILFGQWLPKFDEKRALKWIKQLVGKHYKPFAPQHSYWVGLLLLVRALLHIVATCFSDQTSLLFSFCIVLFLILLKLLTTHIYRLKTLEILESSFLVNLGVLSVVQYYVHDNARMAAVVADLSVAVAAITFILILGYHIYTFILKEITWLVKTTRSIKNLVHLRERQQNVVVQFQDHLQPLQDEQDEELHEPLVEREVPDVATNVYDPPVIQPAVRYSQPRHADLEELLKPITDDDYRRLNQPNRRYPQPTTYALVEIHKNNN; encoded by the coding sequence ATGGCGAAAATGTTTGTCAGCAATCACCTTCGGCAGCACATTTTCATGGTGGTAGCACTTATCGTATACTCGAGTGGCAGTGAGTTGTACACAATTGTGCCATCAAACTTTACTGGCACTTGTCCTCATGAACCATGCATATCACTAAATGTTCTTCCATCTGGATTGAATGTAACATTTAATCAAAGCATCAGCCTGCATTTCCTTCATGGCGAACACTTGTTGGAGGAGATCATTGGAATACAAGGacttcctggcattgaaatggcAGTTTCAAGCAACTGTTCACAATGTAGTCCAATAATCCTCTGCAACGGACCAGCTTCTGGTATCATCTTTCAAAATATCCATTCCGTTGAAATAGTTGGACTTACGTTCTCAGGATGCTCACACCAGGGAACAACTGGTTATGGTGGCGCTTTATCTTTCTCTAATGTGACGAATATTTTAGTTGCTAATAGTAATTTTATTGATAACTACATCATTGGACAAACGACTAGTGGGGGAGGAGCAATTTTCATACTACAATCACTTAAAGTTAACTTTGAAAACTGTTCCTTTATCAACAATTCAGCCCAGTGTCAACCTGGTGGCCTTGCCAATTACTGTAGCAAATACAAATTCAATGGAGGTGCTATGTATCTTttggagtgcatgaatgtgagTATAAGCGATTGCCAATTCCTTCAAAATAGAGCAATAGCTGGGGCAGCACTTATTGCCATATCTTCTCTGATTCAAATCAGTGGTACAGTTTTTGCTCACAATGGTGCACAACCAACCTATGGTGGCACGGCAGCATTTTTCGATAGCACTGTTCACATTCATCAAACCCTCTTCACGAACAATATTGCTTACACGGGTGGAGCCATTTTTGCCACAAAAACACAGCTATCACTACTTGAATGTCAATTCAAGCAAAACAGTGTGTATAATTTAGGAGGAGCAAGTTTTATTCAGCATAGTTCTCTTATAATTTTACGCAGTCTCTTTGTAAGAAACATTGCACTCACAGGCTCGATTGTTTATGCCCGTAACTGCAGTATCACTTCTATAAATAGCTCCTACCTCAACAACAATGCTACTGCCAATGGAGGCATATATGCTGATGATGGATCAGCCATATTTAGCAGTGGTAGCTACTACACGGGAAACAGAGCAAAAGTTGGTGCAGTATATTACATCAGCAACGGTTTCACATATTCATCAAATAACACGttcacaaacaacagtgctgtctCAGACAACGAGTTTGCATTCGgtggaattattttttgcaattGCAATTCTGAATTTTCTAAAACACCTTGCTTCCTGAGCCTTAACAATAACAATCTTATGAACAACTATGTCAATGAAGGATCCGGAGGTGTCATATTTAGCGGAGACTGTGCTCTTACAGACATACAAAATTACTATTACAAGAATAACGGTAGAGTAATATATCAGAGTTCGGGTTCTTTGATAGTGAATGGAAGTCATTTCGAAAGTAACACATCACCAATGGGTGTTATAGCGCTAAATATACCAACTAAGAGCACAATTGTTACAGCAGCATTATTTCATGCCAACAGCGCACGCTTGGGAAGTGCAATGTTCATTCTATCCTCATTTCCCGTGTATATTTCCGATACTATTTTTTTTAACAATCAAGTAAGTGAATCTGGAACTGTTTTTAGCGGATTGGTCAACACCCAGTTGAAAAAACCCGGGATTATATCGATTGTAAACTGTTACTTTGTGCAAAATAACGCTCATAATGAAGGTGGTGCTATATACATCTTTGGAGATTCCATCAGGAATAAACAACAACTACAATTGTCAAATTCTAATTTTTACAACAATACAGGTAATGCAGTTAGTGGATTTGGATTCACATTAATGGCATTTAACTGTTCTTTCAAATACAATAATGCGTCATTGAATGTGTTGGGTGGAGCAATTCACATTAATGGAGATGCCTCAGTCTTTTCCTCAGAGTTTGTGATGAACAATCGAGGAGCCATCTTCATTAGAGGAGGAAAAATGATGATTTCAGGGAGCACATTTCGTGACAATGCAGGTGAACATGGTGCTGCTGTGTCCGTTTTCAACAACGGTAGTCTATATGTAACGAATTGCTTATTTGTTGGCAACAACGCATTAAAGTATGGTGGAGCCATAGCAGGCGCACGTGCTGATTTAATATCGATTGAAAGCAGTGTGTATGAAAACAATACAGCAttaagaggaggggctgttgGCATCATCAATGGCAAACTAGAATGCCGAGATACCTACTTTACGAACAACACCAGCCTGGAGCTTGGAGGAGCAGTTTACGTTTATGGTGGATCGTTATACTCACGACACACAAACTATGTGGGCAACTTTGCTGCCCATACAGGTGGTGCAATCGCAGCTGTATCAGGTGAAGTGTATAGTGATAGGGATTGCTATTTAAGTAACCATGCCAATCAGTATGCTGGAGCTGTATATATCACCACTTGTTTTTGGCACGATAATTTTAATGAAGGAGAATTTGAAACTGTTGTCATAACACCAATTCTGTTGCTTTCTGTGGCACAGTGTAACATAAACACTCAACTGATTAATACTGAGGCCGGTGGAAGCAAGTTACATCTGATCGAAAATGTTACACTTTTCAACAACTCTTGTGAACTAACCGGAGGAGCTATTCTTGCTATTAAAACTGGCGTATTCTTTGAGGGCAGAGAAGCTATTACTGTGAGCTCAAACTCAGCTGGGTATGGAGGGGGGCTGACATTATTGTGGAGCAATCTCAACATTTCTTGCAGTGTACAGTTTACACAAAATGCAGCTCACATTTCAGGTGGTGGGATCTTGACGTACAATGGTGTTGTGGAATTATCATTCAGCGAGCAAAGATCGGGAATATTTGCTCTAAACACGGCAACTCTAACAGGAGGTGGTATACACGCTATTAACTCAGGTATTAACTTAGTCTCGGGATATTTTGAGCTAACGAAGAATATTGCCACTTATGGTGGTGCACTCTACTTGAGCAGTAACTCTAAACTCCATTTAATCAAGCAAAAGCAAGTATCGATCAGCCGAGATGACCTGAAACTTGTGCTCAGAGAAAACTCAGCTCAGAAAGGGGGCGGGATGTTCATTAACGATTCTGATATTGGACAGCAATGCGTGTCACAACTTTCTTCAGAAGAATGTTTCCTTCAAACTCTGCTGCTCAATTCCACATCAGCACCATTGAGGGACACAAACTACTTGAATTtatattttgtcaaaaacactGCGAGTGTGAGTGGTGATGCTATATTCGGCGGCCTACTAGACAGATGCTCTTTGAGTCCTTCAAATGAACTTCTTTTGGACTTTTCCGATTATTCTTCCTCACACAACGGAGCTGACTACGTGCAGACCATTGCAATGTTCATCGATCAGTTTAACTATAGTAACCTGACATTTCCATTAGCTGGCAAAACAAACATCAAAGATTTTATTTCTTCTGAACCACTTCAAATTTGCTTCTGTCTTCAGCAGCAACACAACTGTAGCTATTTCAAGCATGCACCTATTTACACGAAGAAAGGTCAATTCTTTGAAGTCAGCATTGTAGCAGTTGACCAGTTAGGGAATCCAGTGAATGCCACGGTGATCAGCTCAGTTATCAACAATGCTATACTAGCTAATGTTGATCAAACGAGACAAGCAATCTCTTCCAAATGCTCGTCCATAGAGTATGCCATGTACCCACAAGATGAATTTAATTCTGCAGAAATTGAGCTTTTTGCTGATGGTCCCTGTAATGATATTGGGATATCTAAACGAGTATTAACTGTGATTTTTCaaccatgtacatgtccaATTGGATTCTATCCTCAGGAAACTAGAACGCTGTGCTCCTGCATGTGTGACCCACTGTTAGAGTTATATATAACAGGCTGCTCACTGGTGAACGAAACTGTTTTTCGAAAGCCTTACGTATGGATAGACTTTATAAACAGAAGCAATGTATCTGGATATTTACTGCATGACAGTTGTCCATTTGACTATTGTCTGAATGAGCTTGTCAGTGTGAACTTAAATACAGCTCATGGTGCAGATTCTCAATGTGCATTCAATCGCACTGGAACGCTGTGTGGTGCCTGCAAAGAGAACCTAAGTGCTGTGCTTGGCAGCTCACAATGTAGAGAGTGTACCAATGGTTATATTTCTCTGCTCATAGCGTTTGCAATGGCAGGGATCGCATTGGTTGCATTTATAATGGTGCTTAATATGACCATAGCTATTGGTACAATCAATGGACTTATGGTTTATGCAAACATAGTTTTTGCAAAACGATCTCTCTTATTGCCACAAAGAACGTCAAAATTCCTAACAATTTTCATTTCATGGCTTAATCTTGACCTCGGAATCGAGACTTGTTTTTATGATGGAATGGACTCGTATTCAAAAGCTCTTCTCCAGTTAGTGTTTCCTTCATACGTCATCCTATTAACTGCAGCTCTTATTATACTTGCAAAGTATTCGGTGGGATTCTCAACTTTCATTGGCAGGAAAAGGGATCTGGCTGGCACACTGTGCACGCTTATCCTGCTCTCTTATTCCAAGTTCATACGCACAATCATTACCAACTTACAGTATACGTACATCACATATCCGGATAACACCTGGGATATCGTGTGGTTACATGATGCAAACATCCCTTATTTCAAACCTAGTCATTTTCCACGATTAATAGCAGCGTTTGTAATTATCATAGTTGTGTTAATATACACTTCTCTCATCTTGTTCGGTCAATGGCTTCCTAAGTTTGATGAAAAGCGGGCACTAAAGTGGATCAAACAACTTGTCGGCAAACATTATAAACCATTTGCACCCCAACACAGTTATTGGGTCGGATTGCTGCTACTTGTTCGTGCCTTGCTACACATTGTTGCCACTTGTTTTTCAGACCAAACATCGTTACTATTTTCTTTCTGCATTGTGCTTTTTCTGATACTACTTAAGCTACTGACAACTCATATTTATCGATTGAAAACTCTTGAGATACTTGAATCCTCATTTCTCGTCAACCTTGGAGTACTTTCGGTAGTTCAGTATTATGTGCATGACAATGCAAGAATGGCAGCAGTTGTAGCAGATCTATCTGTAGCTGTGGCTGCTATCACGTTTATACTCATCTTAGGGTATCACATCTATACTTTTATATTGAAAGAAATAACATGGTTGGTAAAAACGACTCGCTCTATTAAAAATCTTGTGCATTTACGTGAAAGACAGCAGAATGTAGTGGTCCAGTTTCAAGATCATCTGCAGCCGCTACAAGATGAACAAGATGAAGAACTTCACGAACCGCTCGTTGAAAGAGAAGTACCTGATGTTGCTACAAATGTCTATGATCCTCCTGTAATCCAGCCAGCTGTTCGATACAGTCAACCACGTCATGCAGACCTTGAGGAACTACTGAAGCCTATCACCGACGATGACTACAGGAGACTCAACCAACCGAATCGACGATATCCTCAACCCACAACATATGCATTGGTCGAAATTCACAAGAACAACAACTGA
- the LOC135337319 gene encoding uncharacterized protein LOC135337319 has protein sequence MVKVNQLNFKVTLLFVLLSTVIVLWYLSNLHFTAMNEQANVHIEHSNSSETRLPAIDDAIDIEVTPTRFLYLTQTEHCIPAYLRSPKVIGDSEACQCDVIILSYKKKCDDTSLPHFQYLFNSSKSTTWTVGRNLLYEAAKERKDKYIHYIFMDDDVKLISLKWFDTQNPWRMYEKSLKTFQPAVVVVQLISKKFSSEIFPERVNCEPTRYIQVYFMDAIFNAFHYQAIHHILPYTTKYDSLSWWYSQMYTIIKCNILFNKEVVIDPRFKVQNPQHHNYPQSYFTQDVLSNIVSEIRSEVPEKYRNSVEPILQQWTDDDSSKGLLGQQTCKRDLSAHPYRPYENLASN, from the coding sequence ATGGTGAAGGTGAATCAACTTAATTTTAAGGTGACTTTATTATTTGTTTTGCTTAGCACTGTCATAGTGCTATGGTATTTATCTAACTTACATTTTACGGCCATGAATGAGCAAGCCAATGTTCATATTGAACACTCGAACTCTAGTGAAACAAGACTCCCTGCTATTGATGATGCTATTGATATTGAAGTTACACCGACTCGCTTTCTCTATCTAACACAGACAGAACACTGTATTCCAGCTTATCTAAGGTCTCCCAAAGTGATTGGTGACTCTGAAGCATGTCAGTGTGATGTTATTATCCTCAGTTACAAAAAGAAGTGCGATGACACGTCATTGCCTCATTTCCAATACTTATTCAACTCTAGTAAGTCTACAACCTGGACTGTAGGAAGAAACTTGCTTTACGAAGCAGCCAAGGAAAGGAAAGACAAGTACATCCACTACATTTTCATGGACGATGATGTTAAACTAATATCATTAAAATGGTTCGACACACAGAATCCATGGAGGATGTATGAGAAGTCTCTCAAGACCTTCCAACCAGCTGTAGTTGTCGTCCAATTAATCAGTAAGAAGTTCTCAAGTGAAATTTTTCCTGAGCGAGTGAATTGTGAACCCACACGATACATACAAGTATACTTCATGGATGCTATCTTTAATGCCTTTCACTATCAAGCAATACACCACATACTTCCATACACAACAAAGTATGATTCACTGAGCTGGTGGTACTCACAAATGTATACTATCATCAAATGTAATATCTTAtttaataaagaggtggttatCGACCCTCGGTTTAAAGTACAAAACCCACAGCACCACAACTACCCACAAAGCTATTTTACTCAGGATGTCCTCAGTAATATTGTCTCTGAAATTCGATCAGAAGTACCAGAAAAGTATAGAAATTCAGTTGAACCTATTTTACAGCAATGGACAGATGATGATAGCTCAAAGGGGTTACTGGGCCAACAAACATGCAAACGTGATTTGTCTGCACATCCATATAGGCCTTACGAGAATCTGGCTAGTAATTAA
- the LOC135336879 gene encoding uncharacterized protein LOC135336879 translates to MSSTASPTLNSLFQKSHRVHEYTEPDQVVPMKVLFKDEKYTAETIDILSQIAKDAKLDHFVPQVVIGDQLSCKNIRGSKLWRQAEVEEIDTLKWANETPGDFHFLWTCLRTVFTKFWGCPAHSGTLCNMREVTRRTSVDKNVKVFNVCDEFLVHAFKGHLISGVLTYFKAKSPADLIEHSATERWLQETADTLVSKTLMPSNSTDPVYKMHRSFLHHAFLYIDVREAIRWENGQQIVRHWKYWLPHFLAEGCTNYAVEAVHVISNLIASFPKHIAYIATHNRTVNMTGRPGRAKPIDQLMEHYNLIFKQTLRTSGGNLTPQHVEDVSLAVLFLMEAAKRVDTVLGASRQSTSHTVRDASQDILKIAKDLTDRKTTEEVPSRSSPVHSDNSEVGWKKLTTTSWLKDVLSKKAHLQVDETDISTQREVASDYELSDVI, encoded by the exons ATGAGTTCTACAGCCTCACCCACCTTAAACAGTTTGTTCCAGAAGAGCCACCGCGTACATGAGTATACAGAGCCAGACCAAGTTGTACCAATGAAGGTCCTGTTCAAGGATGAAAAGTACACAGCAGAAACGATTGACATTCTGTCTCAAATTGCCAAAGATGCCAAGTTAGATCATTTTGTGCCTCAG GTTGTGATTGGTGACCAACTGTCATGTAAGAATATAAGGGGAAGCAAATTGTGGCGACAGGCTGAAGTTGAAGAAATAGATACTTTGAAATGGGCAAATGAAACCCCAG GAGACTTCCACTTCCTCTGGACATGTCTGCGTACGGTCTTTACGAAGTTCTGGGGGTGTCCCGCTCATTCCggaacattgtgcaacatgCGTGAGGTGACACGACGAACAAGTGTTGACAAGAATGTTAAAGTATTCAACGTATGTGACGAGTTTTTAGTTCATGCCTTCAAAGGGCATCTCATCTCCGGTGTTTTGACTTACTTCAAGGCGAAATCACCTGCTGACCTCATTGAGCATAGTGCGACAGAGAGATGGCTACAAGAAACAGCCGATACGTTAGTGTCGAAAACCCTCATGCCAAGCAACTCTACTGATCCAGTGTACAAAATGCATAGATCATTCCTTCACCATGCATTCCTATACATCGATGTACGGGAAGCAATTCGATGGGAGAATGGCCAACAAATTGTCAGGCATTGGAAATACTGGTTGCCACACTTTCTTGCAGAGGGGTGTACAAACTATGCCGTCGAGGCAGTTCATGTCATCTCAAACTTAATAGCATCATTTCCAAAGCACATAGCGTATATTGCGACGCACAACCGGACCGTCAACATGACAGGTAGACCAGGACGAGCAAAGCCAATTGATCAGCTAATGGAGCATTACAACCT GATATTCAAGCAGACACTGAGAACATCTGGTGGAAACCTTACTCCTCAACATGTTGAAGATGTATCCTTAGCTGTTCTTTTCTTGATGGAAGCCGCCAAACGGGTAGACACAGTACTTGGGGCATCAAGACAGTCTACATCACACACTGTTCGAGATGCAAGTCAGGACATACTGAAAATAGCCAAAGATCTGACCGACAGAAAAACAACAGAAGAAGTTCCCAGTCGATCTTCTCCGGTACATTCTGACAATAGTGAAGTAGGCTGGAAAAAATTGACCACAACATCTTGGCTGAAAGACGTCTTGTCTAAGAAAGCACATCTACAAGTGGATGAAACGGATATAAGCACACAGAGAGAAGTTGCTAGTGACTATGAACTTTCTGATGTTATATGA
- the LOC135336880 gene encoding ATP-dependent helicase wrn-1-like: MATGSGKSLCMFLPPLSSSDTSAAAVVISPLNGLMEQQVGQITSIGVSATLATKNNYDAAAQGSYRFVFMSPETVVSAPWRQFFTTPFAKQHLVLVAVDEAHCITDWGKSFQPAFEKLGCLRALTRVPFMALTATASSETQDAIVKSLHLVHPVFVSQPLDRPNIYVSASPLKALTTD; the protein is encoded by the exons ATGGCAACTGGTTCCGGAAAATCTTTGTGTATGTTTCTTCCCCCGTTGAGTTCAAGTGACACGTCGGCTGCAGCTGTAGTAATCAGCCCTTTGAATGGCCTAATGGAGCAACAA GTGGGGCAAATCACCAGCATAGGAGTGAGTGCAACTCTGGCAACAAAGAATAACTATGATGCCGCTGCTCAAGGAAGTTATAGATTTG TTTTTATGTCTCCTGAAACGGTTGTAAGTGCACCATGGCGTCAGTTCTTTACAACTCCTTTCGCTAAACAACACCTTGTTCTAGTTGCTGTTGATGAAGCTCACTGCATCACTGATTG GGGGAAGTCATTTCAGCCTGCCTTTGAGAAGCTCGGTTGTTTGAGAGCTTTAACAAGAGTGCCTTTCATGGCTCTAACTGCTACAGCTTCAAGTGAAACACAAGATGCTATAGTAAAGTCTCTCCATCTCGTACATCCAGTTTTTGTCTCCCAGCCACTGGATCGCCCTAATATTTATGTGTCTGCTAGTCCACTTAAGGCGTTAact actgaCTGA